The segment GGCGTGGAAGCTCTGACCCAGATGAAAGAACATCTGGATGAAGGTCTTATTCCCGAGGCTTCCCTGGAGCAGAGCGACTGGGATAACATGCATCTTTTCCTCTCGGGCGAAACACCTTTCGAGATCAACTGGAATTTTGTCCATCAAATGGCTATAGATCCCGAGCAGTCGGAAATTATCGATGATTTTTCCGTGGGACATGTGCCCGGTATAGAAGGCAAAGAAAGAGATACCTACACTGTTTTGGGCGGCGGCGGCTATGCTATCTCCCCCACCACCCGTTCAGAAGAGTGGTCTTTTAAACTTCTGGACTATATGCACAGAACTGATGGCGCCGTAGGTGTAATGGAAGAACAGGGCGGCGCTGAAGCCACCATGATCGACACCTACGAAAATCCTGAAGAATACGGTTTTTCGCCGGATGAATACGAAATGATAGACGTCTTCCGGCAGCAGCTCGAATACGGCGGAGTTCGCCCCAGCGATTATCTCACCTGGTATTCCGAATTCAGAGATAATATCTTTACTCCCGCCATGCACAGAGCTTTGCTGGGAGAACAGGAAATCGAAGAGGCCTTAGATCAGGCCCAGGAGGAAGCTCAGCAGATGCTGGAGGCAGAAGGTCTGTAAAGAACAAAAAAAGTCTATAGGTGCAGGAATATCTGTTAATCAATATGTCTATCTATAAATATATCTACAAACAGACGGGATAATCCATATACCTCCTGTCCCCTGTCTTGAGGGAGGGCAGGAGGTTTTCTGCTTTTAATTTTTCGATGCTCAAAGGAGGGATCGTGTTTGCTGAAAAAAGAGATCGGTGAAGGAAAGCTGGGCATTCTCATGTCCACTCCCGCCATGCTTTTGATAATTTTAACTGCTGTCATACCCATAGCCTATGCTTTTTATCTCAGCACCCAGGATATTCACGGCATCATGAATCACGGTTTTGTGGGGCTGGAAAATTACCAGCATATAATCGAATCAGGCCGACTGCAGTCAGCTTTGATAGCTACTTTGCTTTTTGGGGGCGGAGTTATCGTCTTTCAGATGATAGCTGCCATGATCATCGCTCTGGCCTTAAATGTCAAATTTATCGGGCGCAATGTGGTCCGCTCTTTGATCTTGATCCCCTGGGCTATTCCTACCGCCCTGGTGGGAGTGATGTGGAGCCGCTTTCTGGCGGGTACCGACGGCTATTTCAATGCCACTTTGCGGCTTTTGGGACTTTTGGACGGAGAGATGAACTGGTTTTTAGATAGAGGCCTGGCCATCATGATGGTGGTGCTCGTCGATTCCTGGAAGTTTACCTCCATCTTTGTGATGATCTTTCTGGCGGGTCTTCAGGCCATACCCACCAACTTTTATGAAGCAGCTTTGGTGGATGGAGCCAGCCGGCTGCAGAGATTTATCCATCTGACTCTGCCTTTGATGAAACCGGTAATACTGGTGGCTTTAATCATGCGCACCATCTTCGTCTTTCATGCTTTTGATCTCATATATATTCTTACCGGCGGCGGACCGGGAGATGCCACCCGCGTGCTCGCCTATTATACCTATCAGGAAAGCTTTACCTTTTTGCGCCACGGCCGCGGAGCCTCAGTGGCTTTCATACTCTTTTTGCTGACGGGAATTGTAACTCTAATCTATATCAAAGTGCTCGGCGCCAACGAGTAAATGTTCTGCAGCGAGGTGATATAAATTGAATGAATTATCGGGCTGGTTGAAAGTTCTGCACAGACTGGTGGTATCCTTTGTGG is part of the Halarsenatibacter silvermanii genome and harbors:
- a CDS encoding extracellular solute-binding protein, which translates into the protein MSALTANSGLFLPGTASTITFFYNETMLNELGYDEAPDTWDEMLDISHEAIDEGLAEYGFFPGYLAGHEDGMVQFDLMLKLHDGQWMNEDKTEWTFNDEAGVEALTQMKEHLDEGLIPEASLEQSDWDNMHLFLSGETPFEINWNFVHQMAIDPEQSEIIDDFSVGHVPGIEGKERDTYTVLGGGGYAISPTTRSEEWSFKLLDYMHRTDGAVGVMEEQGGAEATMIDTYENPEEYGFSPDEYEMIDVFRQQLEYGGVRPSDYLTWYSEFRDNIFTPAMHRALLGEQEIEEALDQAQEEAQQMLEAEGL
- a CDS encoding carbohydrate ABC transporter permease yields the protein MLKKEIGEGKLGILMSTPAMLLIILTAVIPIAYAFYLSTQDIHGIMNHGFVGLENYQHIIESGRLQSALIATLLFGGGVIVFQMIAAMIIALALNVKFIGRNVVRSLILIPWAIPTALVGVMWSRFLAGTDGYFNATLRLLGLLDGEMNWFLDRGLAIMMVVLVDSWKFTSIFVMIFLAGLQAIPTNFYEAALVDGASRLQRFIHLTLPLMKPVILVALIMRTIFVFHAFDLIYILTGGGPGDATRVLAYYTYQESFTFLRHGRGASVAFILFLLTGIVTLIYIKVLGANE